The DNA sequence TTCCCCTCGCAACGGAGGGGTAAACGGACCACACGCATCTGAATTTTGTAACATGTTTATCTGGACGATAACTCACGGCAGATCAACGCAGACATAGAGGTTAAGTCTGGGACACTGAATATATGACGGGTTACATAGGAATTCACAGGAACTGGGAAATATGTGACCCATTGTACTTGTACTGATTTTATTGTTTTCGAAAAAAAACGATATGGTGAGATAAATTCATCAACATTAGTTTTGTTACAGATGAGTTTTAGTGAAAAGAATTTCTCATCTTTTAGTGTTTGTGATGCGTCCTTGTAGACGCGACAGCTTATTTGCATGTGCGACTTTTGAATGATATTTCAGTTGGCACGAAGAGTGGAACGGAATGTGTTTTAGTTTACCATATAATTGCTATTACGCGAGAATCAGAATACAAATCAATATCTTCAGCGTTCCTCTGCTCTGCACAAGGGCACAATATATAAACTGTTGCAGGCCTAAAGATCAAGCTAACTTCCTACCAACTATTACACATggaccaaacaaaacaaaaaacaaaggttAATAGCATTCTAACACCTTTACATTGTGTGGTTTAGACATAAGAATGGGTCCATTCTCCCAAAAATAATGGACCAAATTAAAATGTTGGAGTGCCCATTCCATTCTTGCAATTACTTGCAATCCAAGTTAGTCGAGATTTGCCGCTTGGTACTACGATcaagtagtattcctcttcacttgtaagtgagaggtcttaggtttgatttttgccaaatgcgaatttgaaccacattattactagcctattgtgagactAAACCCACCCTCttccttttagtgtagatattaTCCTTTGTTCTAAAAAAGTTGAGTCGAGATTTGGGAATTGGTACCCCTGACTTGGAACCCTAGATTCAGGACTCAGAACCTAAACTTGAATTCTTGGACTGGGTCATGAATCgggatttttttggatttttaaccTCACCTTAAGAACTCACCCACGTAACCTCGTTTAGTTACCGAGTGAGGCGGTAAGTTTATTAACAGCtttttattgttaaaaaaaataactgTGAACTAATATACCATCCGAAAAAGATGATTAACAGAAAGCCAGTTGTATAATTGATCTTACCAAAAATTTGATGAATGTTTATGCAAATCTTCAACAGTTTGATGATATCAGAAATTTATTTGAAGGTTGAGTAACCTGTATATGTAATGTCTGTATATCAAGCACGAAAATTACTACTAGCCCACCTCAAAAAAGTCCGTAGAGAGACGCAAATTACTGCCCATATATATAGAACCAATAAACTAGAGTGACTAAGCAAGACCAGAAACAAGAAGTGCGAGTGCTGCAAGTGTTAATCCCAACAAAGCAAAATGTCCCACCAGAGATTGTAACGAAGCAGCCGAGCTTGGACCTGGCACTGGTGCATGCGGAGCAGGAACTATTGGAGAGGCCAACGCGGAAGGGGTTGGAGCAGCCGACGAAGGATGGCGAATGACGTTTATGTCGACCTTCTGGCCGGCCTTGCAGTGACCGGGGACCCCGCACATGTAGAAGTGGTGGCCTTTGGTGGTGATTGTGATTGAGTCGTTTCCAGTGGAGTAGGAGTCCAAGGGCACTGAGGCGTTGCATGACTGGTACATGGCGTGCGTGACGCGAATCACGTTGTGGAATTGAGAGTTGTATTCGAATTCTGATTGATCCCACATAAAACGAGACATTCAAATTACAAGTTTTAAATGGATCAAGAAGCTAAACTTTTCTTCTtactaatttttgtaattaatgGGTAATTTGCAACAGCAATGACGACATGGAATAAAAAACCAATGCACATGATTAGACAGACACGGGACTCAATGATGTTGAGGATTTGAAGGTAAAAGAG is a window from the Malus domestica chromosome 16, GDT2T_hap1 genome containing:
- the LOC103443265 gene encoding mavicyanin-like, which produces MALVVRVLALVVAVMAVLEMCSAAVYKVGDSAGWTTIGNVDYKQWSATKNFQLGDVIKFEYNSQFHNVIRVTHAMYQSCNASVPLDSYSTGNDSITITTKGHHFYMCGVPGHCKAGQKVDINVIRHPSSAAPTPSALASPIVPAPHAPVPGPSSAASLQSLVGHFALLGLTLAALALLVSGLA